A single genomic interval of Rhododendron vialii isolate Sample 1 chromosome 3a, ASM3025357v1 harbors:
- the LOC131318610 gene encoding triacylglycerol lipase SDP1: MDISNEASVDPFSIGPSTIMGRTIAFRILFCNSISHFRQHIFHLLIYYFHGVKGYLKSHLIPMISWLHPGNPQGVLALVTLIAFLLKRYTNVKLKAEMAYRRKFWRNMMRAALTYEEWAHAAKMLDKETPRMNESNLYDEELVRNKLQELRHRRQECSLRDIIFCMRADLVRNLGNMCNPELHKGRLHVPKLIQDYIDEVSTQLRMVCDSDSEELLLEEKLAFMHETRHAFGRTALLLSGGASLGAFHVGVVKTLVEHKVLPRIVAGSSVGSVMCAVVATRSWPELQSFFEDSWHSLQFFDQMGGIFTVFKRVMTRGALHEIRQLQILLRNLTNNLTFQEAYDMTGRVLGITVCSPRKHEPPRCLNYLTSPHVVIWSAVTASCAFPGLYEAQELMAKDRSGEIVPYHPPFNFDPDDASGSSPRRWRDGSLEIDLPMMQLKELFNVNHFIVSQANPHIAPLLRMKDIVRAYGGNFAAKLAHLVEMEVKHRCNQILELGFPLGGLAKLFAQDWEGDVTIVMPATLAQLSKVIQNPSYSELQKSANQGRRCTWEKLSAIKANCGIELALDECVSILNHMRRLKRSAERAAASSHGLVRFHASKRIPSWNCIARENSTGSLDEDVLVDIHQGGVGSTGSHSTRNSRIHRNVHHEGSDSESESADLNSWTRSGGPLMRTTSADTFVDYVQSLDIDGKLSKVHQPNDFLVQLVGKDPSDQNYRVATPDRSLDVESNQRDFPNIVVANSSSIMVAEGDLLQPERIPNGIVFNVVKKEDFTPTNRSHDSENNSPSYTSVAEECTQLDCPEKEIDISSESDFGGNEADFDG, translated from the exons ATGGATATAAGTAATGAGGCCAGTGTTGATCCATTCTCAATTGGGCCTTCAACCATCATGGGTAGGACAATTGCTTTCAGAATCTTATTCTGCAACTCGATTTCGCATTTTAGGCAACATATCTTTCACCTGTTGATATATTACTTCCATGGGGTTAAGGGTTATTTGAAGAGCCATTTGATACCCATGATCTCATGGCTCCACCCTGGGAATCCACAAGGGGTTCTAGCATTGGTGACACTTATAGCTTTCTTGTTGAAACGGTACACGAACGTGAAATTGAAGGCTGAGATGGCATATAGGAGGAAATTTTGGAGGAATATGATGAGAGCTGCCTTAACCTATGAGGAATGGGCTCATGCTGCTAAGATGCTAGATAAGGAAACCCCTAGGATGAACGAGTCGAACCTTTACGACGAAGAATTGGTTAGGAATAAGCTCCAAGAGCTTAGACACCGTCGCCAAGAATGTTCATTGAGAGATATCATATTTTGTATGCGCGCTGACCTTGTTAGAAACCTTGGTAACATGTGCAACCCTGAGCTTCATAAGGGCAGGCTCCATGTGCCTAAACTGATACAGGACTATATCGATGAGGTTTCGACTCAATTGAGAATGGTTTGTGATTCCGATTCGGAGGAGCTTCTGTTGGAAGAGAAACTTGCCTTTATGCATGAAACAAGACATGCTTTTGGAAGGACTGCTTTGCTTTTGAGCGGGGGTGCTTCGCTTGGCGCTTTCCACGTTGGTGTGGTGAAAACCTTGGTGGAGCATAAGGTTTTGCCTCGGATTGTAGCGGGGTCCAGTGTTGGGTCAGTTATGTGTGCTGTTGTGGCCACTAGATCTTGGCCTGAGCTCCAAAGCTTCTTCGAGGATTCTTGGCACTCTTTGCAGTTTTTCGACCAAATGGGTGGGATTTTCACGGTTTTCAAGAGGGTGATGACTAGAGGAGCACTGCATGAGATCAGACAGTTACAAATACTGTTAAGGAATCTCACTAATAATCTCACATTCCAAGAAGCATACGATATGACTGGGCGAGTTTTAGGAATTACGGTTTGCTCACCAAGGAAACATGAACCTCCTAGATGCCTTAATTATTTAACTTCGCCTCATGTTGTCATATGGAGTGCAGTGACTGCCTCTTGTGCCTTTCCTGGGCTTTATGAAGCCCAGGAACTGATGGCAAAAGATAGAAGCGGAGAAATTGTTCCATATCACCCGCCGTTTAATTTTGATCCTGATGATGCTTCTGGGTCTTCACCACGTAGGTGGAGGGATGGAAGCCTGGAGATAGATTTGCCCATGATGCAGCTGAAGGAGCTTTTCAATGTCAATCATTTTATTGTGAGTCAGGCGAATCCTCATATTGCGCCTTTACTTAGGATGAAGGATATTGTCAGAGCCTATGGAGGTAACTTCGCTGCTAAG CTTGCTCATCTAGTCGAGATGGAGGTGAAACACAGATGCAATCAGATCCTGGAACTTGGTTTTCCACTTGGGGGGCTCGCCAAGCTGTTTGCGCAAGATTGGGAGGGTGATGTCACTATTGTAATGCCTGCTACCTTAGCTCAG CTATCCAAAGTCATACAGAACCCATCTTATTCAGAGCTTCAAAAGTCCGCCAACCAAGGACGGAGGTGCACGTGGGAGAAGCTCTCTGCCATAAAAGCCAATTGTGGGATCGAGCTTGCTCTAGACGAATGTGTGTCAATTCTAAACCACATGCGTAGACTCAAGAGGAGCGCAGAGAGAGCTGCCGCGTCCTCTCATGGCCTAGTTAGATTCCACGCTTCTAAGAGGATTCCGTCATGGAACTGCATTGCAAGGGAGAACTCCACTGGGTCCCTCGACGAAGACGTCCTAGTTGACATTCATCAAGGGGGGGTGGGGTCCACGGGAAGTCACTCCACCCGGAACTCGCGGATCCACCGTAACGTACATCACGAGGGAAGTGATAGTGAATCGGAGAGCGCTGATCTCAATTCTTGGACAAGATCTGGCGGTCCTTTAATGAGGACGACTTCAGCAGATACATTCGTCGATTACGTCCAAAGTTTGGATATTGATGGAAAACTGAGCAAAGTACATCAGCCTAATGATTTCCTTGTTCAGTTGGTAGGAAAGGATCCGAGCGATCAGAATTATAGGGTTGCAACCCCTGATAGAAGCTTGGACGTGGAATCCAATCAAAGAGATTTCCCTAACATAGTTGTTGCGAACAGTTCAAGCATCATGGTTGCCGAAGGTGATCTTTTGCAGCCGGAGAGGATTCCTAACGGGATCGTTTTCAATGTGGTGAAGAAGGAAGATTTTACCCCAACAAACAGGAGTCACGATTCGGAAAACAACAGTCCGTCGTATACTTCGGTCGCAGAGGAATGCACACAACTCGATTGTCcagaaaaggaaattgatataaGCTCCGAGTCTGATTTTGGCGGCAATGAAGCAGATTTCGACGGTTAA